One Caretta caretta isolate rCarCar2 chromosome 6, rCarCar1.hap1, whole genome shotgun sequence genomic region harbors:
- the NKX2-8 gene encoding homeobox protein Nkx-2.8, translating into MATAGRISFTVRSILDLPEQDANNIKQDSGRHPSEKYASSPYGEWIESDRNHYLSSDESGPETSLPDSTQRSHPPHGSEAEKKKKRRVLFSKAQTLELERRFRQQRYLSAPEREQLAHLLSLTPTQVKIWFQNHRYKMKRAKTEGSCSTDLPQPPLLRRVMVPVLVRDGKPCQSCTPSPGAAAAQDKPGCNTQTAFAIQGYQTFQPSSAAALSLFPAYQHLAHPAIVSWNW; encoded by the exons ATGGCCACAGCTGGCAGGATCAGTTTCACGGTGAGGAGCATTTTGGATTTACCGGAGCAGGATGCTAACAACATCAAGCAGGACTCTGGTCGCCACCCGTCAGAGAAATACGCCAGCTCGCCGTACGGGGAATGGATCGAAAGCGACAGAAACCATTATCTGT CTTCCGATGAGAGCGGTCCAGAAACGAGTTTACCCGATTCCACCCAAAGATCGCACCCGCCCCACGGCTCGGAAGccgagaaaaagaaaaagaggcgaGTGCTCTTCTCCAAAGCACAGACGCTGGAGCTGGAGAGGCGGTTCCGGCAGCAGAGGTACCTCTCGGCGCCGGAACGGGAGCAGTTGGCCCATTTGCTCAGCCTGACCCCCACCCAAGTCAAGATCTGGTTCCAGAACCACAGGTACAAAATGAAAAGGGCTAAAACGGAGGGGTCCTGCAGCAccgacctcccccagccccctctgctcagGAGAGTCATGGTGCCGGTGCTGGTCAGGGATGGCAAGCCGTGCCAGAGCTGTACCCCCAGCCCGGGAGCGGCGGCGGCGCAGGACAAGCCGGGCTGCAACACACAAACTGCGTTCGCAATCCAAGGCTACCAAACcttccagcccagctccgccGCTGCCCTGAGCCTCTTCCCGGCCTACCAGCACTTAGCACACCCTGCCATCGTCTCCTGGAACTGGTGA